In Corallococcus exiguus, the DNA window CGGAGGTGAGCAGCTTGAGCAGGGGCTCGCGCGCCGGCTCGTACTTCAGGGGCCCCAGGACGTTGATGGCGGCGATCTTCACGTCGTCGGACATGTCCTCCAGGAAGGGGAGGACGGCCGGGGCCACGCGCGGATCCTGCTTGCCCAGCACGTGGTGGAGCAGCACGACCTTCTTCTCCGGGTCGCGCGTGTAGCGGGAAGACAGGTGCTGGAGCGTGTCCGCGATGACGCCCATGAGCGCGTCCTCGGCGAGCAGCTCCTGGAGGATGCGCAGCGCCCAGGACGTGGCCTGATCACTCGACTTGAGGAAGGCGCTCACCGGCGCGACGGCGTCCTGGCCGAAGTGCTTGATCAGCTCGAAGGTGTGCTCCTTCTCGTCGGCGTCGGTGGTGAGCGGGTCCACGGTGATGGTGAACCGGCTGAGCAGCACCGTGACGGCCTCGGGGTACTTCATCTCCCCCAGCTGCTGCAGGGCCTTCTGCCGCGTGGACGGCTCCCCGTACTTCTGGGTCACCTTGGACTTGAGCTTGAGGGCTTTGTCGGGGCCCGAGCCGCCCGTGAGGAAATCGAAGAGACCCATAAGTACGTACCCGCTCCGGAATCGGAAGAGTGGAGGCGCGATGTAGGACGGTGCGCCTTCCAGGACAAGTGGCAACGACAACTACAACGTCAGCTCCCGGCGCACGTCGCCCCGGTAGGCCCGCGCCAGCGTCTCCGCGGCGGCCCGGACCTCGTCCGTGGCCTCCTCGGGGACCTTCACCTGGAGCAGCAGGTACATGTCGCCCGGAGTACCGCCCCGGAGCGACGGCACGCCGCGCCCCTTGAGCCGCATCTTGCGGCCGGACTGTGAACCTGGAGGCACCTTCAGCGTCACCTCACCCTGGAACGTAGGCACGCGCACCTCGCCGCCCAGCAGCGCCTCGGAGACCGTCACCGGCAGGTCCAGGTAGAGGTCGTCGCCCTCGCGGCGCACCAGCGGATGCTCGGCCACCTCCGTCTCGATGTAGAGGTCCCCTGGAGGGCCCCCCTGGACGCCCGCCGCGCCCTGGCCGGCCAGCCGCACCTTGGAGCCGGTGACGACGCCCGCCGGAATCTTCACCGTCAGCCGGGTCGTCTCCTCCTTGATGCCGCTCCCACCGCACTGGGAGCAGGGCTCCGGGGCCTTCCCGCTGCCGCGGCAGGTGGGGCACACGCCGGATCCGCCGAACATGGCGCCGCCCCGCCGGGCCCGGCCCGTGCCGTTGCAGGTGGGGCACGTCACGAGCTTCCCGGTGTTGCCCTCGCCGTGGCACTTGGAGCAGCGCCCCGGCCGCTGGAGCGTCAACGCGCGCTCGGTGCCGGTGACGGCCTCCGCGAGCGAAACCTGCACGCGGGTCGTCAGATCATCGCCGCGCTCGGCCGCGGTGGACCGGCTGCCGCCCCGGCCCCGACTGAAGAGGTCGTTGATGTCGAAGCCGCTAGAGCCCCCGCCGCCTCCACCCGAGCGCCCGAAGATGTCGTTGAAGAGGTCCCCCAGGTCCACGCCCTCGGTGCTGAAGGGGATACCGCCGCCCCCGCTGCCCCCGGCAGCCTGGGCGGCGCGGTACTGGCGGTAGGCCGCGGCCTTCTTCTCGTCGAAGCCGATCTTCTCCGCGTCCTCGCCGAACTCGTCGTAGAGCGCGCGCTTCTTCGTATCGCCCAGCACCTCGAAGGCGGTGTTGATGCGCTTGAACTTCTCCTCCGCCCCCTTGTCGCCAGGGTTGACGTCGGGGTGGTGCTGGCGCGCCAGCTTCCGGAAGGCCTTCTTGAGGTCGTCCGCCGAGGCCGTCCGTGGCACGCCCAGAATCTGGTAGTAGTCGTCAGCCATAGGTTTTGAGGGTGGTGCAGTACCCGACAAAGGAGAACGTAACCAGCGGTGCGGTGAGCGCCAGCACGGGATGTCCGGACAGCACCGCGATGGTTACAGTCGCCGCAAGATGAGGAAGGCCATGCCAGCACCGCGCGCCCGCCGGAAGGCCCCCCTGTGGCTGGCATGCGGGCTGCTCCCGGCGGCTCTGGGTACCGCCCCGGGGTCCGGGGGGACCGCCCACGCCGCCCCCCCGCCGCCCGCTCCCGCCGTGGAGGAGGGCAGGGTGGTGGACCGCGTCGTGGCGGTCATCGAGGGCCAGGTCCTCACCCAAAGCGAGCTGGAGATGGAGGCCCGGGTGGCGCTGATCCAGCGAGGGGCCGTGCAGGCCGCCGCCCTGCCTCTGGATGAGCAGACGCTCCGGGGAGCCCTGGAGCTCTCCATCAACCAGCGCCTCCAGGTCCTGAGCGCGGATCGCCTGCAGGCCTTCCCGGCCGAGCCGGCGGAGGTGGAGGCCCGGCTGGAGGCCGTCCGGGCGCGGCTGGGAGGCGAGGCGGCGCTCCAGCGCTTCCTGGACCGGCATGGCGTAAACCGAGACGCCCTGGTGGCCGTGCTGGCGCGGGGCCTGCGGGCGGAACGAATCCTCGACAGCCGTGTCCGGTTGAAGGCACAGGTGAGCGAGGCGGAGGTCCGTCACCACTATGATGCCCACCGGGACCTGTACCCCGGTGAGTTCGACCAGGCGGCGCGCACGGCCATCCGCGAGGAGTTGGTGCGGGCGCGCTACGGAGAGCTGGCGGCCCAGGCCCTGGCTGAAGTACGCAAGTCAGCGCAGGTACGGCGGGTGGCGCCCTTCGCGCGGGAGGCACGGCGATGAGACGGCTGCGGGACGACGGGACGCCCGACAAGGGAAAGGGCTTCCTGATCCGGCAGATGACCGTGGATGACATGCCGGCGGTGATGGCGCTGGAGAAGGCGTCCTTCAAGAACCCCTGGTCCACGGAGCTGCTCGGGCGCGAGCTCCAGCACGACTGGTCCACCATCCTCCTCGTGGAGGAGCCGGTGCCCGAAGGCGGAGTCGTCCTGCTGGGCCTGGCCATCTTCTGGATCGTCCACGACGAGGTCCATGTCCTCAACGTCGCCACCGCTCCCGTTCACCGCCGCCGGGGCGTCGCGCGCGTCGTGATGGAGGAGGTGCTTCGCCGGGGCGTGGCGCGGCGCTGCTCGCTGGCCACCCTGGAGGTGCGTCGGGGCAACGAGTCCGCCCTCAACCTCTACCGCTCGCTGGGCTTCCGGCCGGTCGGCATCCGCCCGAACTACTACGCGGACGAGGGCGAGGACGCGATCGTGATGGTCCTCGACTTCTAGGGGCGTAAGGGAGTAGAGCGTCCGGCCGTCGTCGCAGTCCCAGGTTTTTCGGGTGTGAGGGAATGCACCCGGGTCCTCTGGCCGGTTCTGGCCCAGGGGCAGGCCATGCTTGACACCCCGGGGGCCCTCCCTATACTCGCGGGCCTTTTGTGTAGCCTGTAGGTAGATATGCTCCGCTTTCGTGTAGCCGGACGCGGGGTTCCCACGAAGAAGAGGTTTCAGTGCCGACCATCAGCCAGCTCGTCCGCAAGGGCCGCGAGAAGCTCAACATCAAGGGCAAGAGCCCTGCCCTGAAGGAGTGCCCCCAGAAGCGCGGTGTTTGCACGCGCGTCTACACCACGACCCCGAAGAAGCCGAACTCGGCCCTCCGCAAGGTGGCCCGCGTGCGTCTCACCAACGGCATCGAGGTGACTTCCTACATCCCCGGCGTGGGTCACAACCTCCAGGAGCACTCGGTGGTCATGATCCGCGGTGGCCGTGTGAAGGACCTCCCGGGCGTTCGCTACCACATCATCCGCGGCACGCTGGACTCCGTGGGCGTTGCCGGTCGCAAGCAGAGCCGCTCCAAGTACGGCGCCAAGCGCCCGAGCTAGTCCGGTTCTCCCGCGCGTCGTTGGCGCGGAACACCTTCGCGGTATCTGAAGCAGTGTTGGACGCTGGCCCCACACCCTGGGGAGTGTCCCTGGAAGTTCCAAGCAGTGTTCTTGAAGCCCCTGAACAAGGCTTTCCTCCGAGTGAGGAGAGTGGGGCGTAAGGGAAGAGATGCCTCGTCGTCGCGTAGTCGCCAAGCGGAAGATTCTCCCGGATCCGAAGTTCCAGGACCGGCTCGTCACCAAGTTCGTCAACGACCTGATGCGCAAGGGGAAGAAGTCCATCGCGGAGGGCGTGTGCTACGGCGCCTTCGCCCTCATGGAGGAGCGCGCGAAGGAAGACCCCCTCAAGACGTTCAAGAAGGCCCTGGACAACGTCAAGCCCGTCCTCGAGGTGAAGAGCCGCCGCGTCGGTGGCGCCACCTACCAGGTCCCCGTGGAGGTCCGTCAGGACCGCCGCGTCGCGCTGGGCATGCGCTGGATCATCTCCTACGCCAAGGCGCGTGGTGAGAAGACCATGCAGGAGAAGCTGGCCGGCGAGATCATGGACGCCGCCAACAACCGCGGTAACGCGGTGAAGAAGCGTGAAGACACGCACAAGATGGCGGAAGCCAACAAGGCCTTCGCTCACTACCGCTGGTAGGTCCCGAAAGGGGCTTCGCGGTTGCCGCCCGGATGCGCTGCCAGCGTCCGGGCGGTTTCGTTTATCTGCCCTGGCAGAAGCCCAAGAGAAGTCCGGAAGGAACCGAGTCATGGCCCGTGAGTTCCCCCTCGAGCGCTACCGCAACATCGGCATCATGGCGCACATCGATGCCGGCAAGACGACCACCACCGAGCGGATCCTGTTCTACACAGGCGCCATCCACAAGATGGGCGAGGTGCACGAAGGCACCACCACCACGGACTGGATGGTCCAGGAGCGCGAACGCGGCATCACCATCACCTCCGCGGCCATCAGCGCCTTCTGGGAGCGGACGGGCCAGCGCTACCGCGTGAACATCATCGACACGCCGGGCCACGTGGACTTCACCATCGAGGTGGAGCGCTCGCTGCGCGTGCTCGACGGCGCCATCGCGGTGTTCGACGCGGTCAACGGTGTCGAGCCGCAGTCGGAGACGGTGTGGCGCCAGGCGGACCGCTACAAGGTCCCGCGCATCTGCTTCATCAACAAGATGGACCGCGTGGGCGCGGACTTCGAGATGTCCGTCGGCACCATCAAGGAGAAGCTGGGCGCGCGCCCCGTGCGCATGCAGCTGCCCCTGGGCAGCGAGGACAAGCTCAAGGGCGTCATCGACCTGGTGCGAATGAAGGCGCTCGTGTTCCAGGACGCGGAGCAGGGCAGTCGCTTCGAGCTCCAGGACATCCCCGCGGAGTACCAGGAGGCCGCCGCCGCCGCGCGCGGAGAGCTGCTGGAGGCCGCCGCCGAGCAGGACGACGCGCTCACGGAGAAGTTCCTCAACGGCGATGAGCTCACCGAGGACGAGGTGCGCGGCGCCATCCGCAAGGGATGTGTGGGGCTGAGGCTGTTCCCGGTGTTCTGCGGCTCGGCGTTCCGCCACAAGGGCGTGCAGCCTCTGTTGGACGCGGTGGTGGACTACCTGCCCAGCCCGCTGGACATCCCGCCGGTGCAGGCCAAGACGCCCAAGGGCGAGGACGTCATCCGCGAGACGCGCGACGACGCGCCCTTCAGCGCGCTGGCGTTCAAGATCATGAACGACCCGTCCTTCTCCTCGCAGACGCTGACGTTCCTGCGCGTCTACTCGGGGAAGCTGGAGGCGGGCACTGCGGTGTGGAACTCCGTGAAGGGCAAGCGCGAGCGCGTCAGCCGGCTCGTGCAGATGCGCGCGGACA includes these proteins:
- a CDS encoding HEAT repeat domain-containing protein: MGLFDFLTGGSGPDKALKLKSKVTQKYGEPSTRQKALQQLGEMKYPEAVTVLLSRFTITVDPLTTDADEKEHTFELIKHFGQDAVAPVSAFLKSSDQATSWALRILQELLAEDALMGVIADTLQHLSSRYTRDPEKKVVLLHHVLGKQDPRVAPAVLPFLEDMSDDVKIAAINVLGPLKYEPAREPLLKLLTSEDTARRVQTVALAALAESGFGVQGYQEKVQAALVEPYSLDKDGRIQRRP
- a CDS encoding DnaJ C-terminal domain-containing protein; its protein translation is MADDYYQILGVPRTASADDLKKAFRKLARQHHPDVNPGDKGAEEKFKRINTAFEVLGDTKKRALYDEFGEDAEKIGFDEKKAAAYRQYRAAQAAGGSGGGGIPFSTEGVDLGDLFNDIFGRSGGGGGGSSGFDINDLFSRGRGGSRSTAAERGDDLTTRVQVSLAEAVTGTERALTLQRPGRCSKCHGEGNTGKLVTCPTCNGTGRARRGGAMFGGSGVCPTCRGSGKAPEPCSQCGGSGIKEETTRLTVKIPAGVVTGSKVRLAGQGAAGVQGGPPGDLYIETEVAEHPLVRREGDDLYLDLPVTVSEALLGGEVRVPTFQGEVTLKVPPGSQSGRKMRLKGRGVPSLRGGTPGDMYLLLQVKVPEEATDEVRAAAETLARAYRGDVRRELTL
- the rimI gene encoding ribosomal protein S18-alanine N-acetyltransferase translates to MRRLRDDGTPDKGKGFLIRQMTVDDMPAVMALEKASFKNPWSTELLGRELQHDWSTILLVEEPVPEGGVVLLGLAIFWIVHDEVHVLNVATAPVHRRRGVARVVMEEVLRRGVARRCSLATLEVRRGNESALNLYRSLGFRPVGIRPNYYADEGEDAIVMVLDF
- the rpsL gene encoding 30S ribosomal protein S12, with amino-acid sequence MPTISQLVRKGREKLNIKGKSPALKECPQKRGVCTRVYTTTPKKPNSALRKVARVRLTNGIEVTSYIPGVGHNLQEHSVVMIRGGRVKDLPGVRYHIIRGTLDSVGVAGRKQSRSKYGAKRPS
- the rpsG gene encoding 30S ribosomal protein S7, yielding MPRRRVVAKRKILPDPKFQDRLVTKFVNDLMRKGKKSIAEGVCYGAFALMEERAKEDPLKTFKKALDNVKPVLEVKSRRVGGATYQVPVEVRQDRRVALGMRWIISYAKARGEKTMQEKLAGEIMDAANNRGNAVKKREDTHKMAEANKAFAHYRW
- the fusA gene encoding elongation factor G gives rise to the protein MAREFPLERYRNIGIMAHIDAGKTTTTERILFYTGAIHKMGEVHEGTTTTDWMVQERERGITITSAAISAFWERTGQRYRVNIIDTPGHVDFTIEVERSLRVLDGAIAVFDAVNGVEPQSETVWRQADRYKVPRICFINKMDRVGADFEMSVGTIKEKLGARPVRMQLPLGSEDKLKGVIDLVRMKALVFQDAEQGSRFELQDIPAEYQEAAAAARGELLEAAAEQDDALTEKFLNGDELTEDEVRGAIRKGCVGLRLFPVFCGSAFRHKGVQPLLDAVVDYLPSPLDIPPVQAKTPKGEDVIRETRDDAPFSALAFKIMNDPSFSSQTLTFLRVYSGKLEAGTAVWNSVKGKRERVSRLVQMRADKKDELTECYAGDICAVVGLKLASTGDTLCDDKQPVILERMEFPEPVIDIAIEPKSTADQDKIIQALQRLAMEDPSFRVRSNEETGQTLIAGMGELHLEIIVDRLLREFKVDANIGKPQVAYRETVTATKVAEGKYIRQAGGKGQYGHINLRVSPNEPGKGFEFVSTITGGAVSKEFVDAARDGAKEAMQNGPVAGYPMVDVKVEAYDGSMHDVDSSEMAFKIAGSMAFKDAVRAANPVLLEPIMATEVVTPEAAMGDVIGDLNGRRGKILGMTPRPGGVQAIQAEVPLAAMFGYSTDLRSKSQGRATYTMQFKHYAPAPKSALNPSY